TCGGATTAAAATGGAGCCTCCAGATGAGTTAAGCCACATGAGCTGCCGATCAGCTGTTGTGAAGGAAGAGTTTGGATCGATCATGTGCATGCAGCCAAGGGACATGATACCAGGAGGAATGTACACTAATCCATTTCAACCCATGCCGAATCCTGGCATTGCCCACTCTCTGGTGCCAAGCTCATTGTCCTTAGGATTTAATTACCCCACAGAGAGTACACCTTCCTTCTCCACGGACCAGTCTAACAGGTTCCAGTATACATCTACCTCATACCTTCCCAAAAGTGAAATGGATCCTTTTATGTCTgatgggtctgggggtctttgtCTTTCCTCTAGCGAGTTGTCGTCCTATACACCTCAGGCCACATTTGATGAAACCTTTCTCTCTACTCTGTGTGACCCCCTTTCATCGGGTGTGGACTTCAGCCATTTCCTCAGCTTTTTGCCTGTTAATCTCCCTCCTTGTAATATACCCGTGTCAGCCCCAGAAATGACCATGGGGGAAAATCAGCAATTTCTTTCTTCTCTCAGCCACATGCAGACTCCTACAAGCTCCATTGTTGGAGATCTGCCTCATTTTACCTCAGACATTAATTCTACCACATTGCCTCAGTTTCACCAAGCCTTCAAGTAAACATGGTGAGACCATTTCTTATCTTACCTCATATTGCCCTGGGACATTTGTCACCATCCTTAAGGTAAATGTTTTCCTGTTGTGAGCATCAACGCCTAGGAGTCTTGGGTGACAATTTTTATTTGTCTAGTTTTGAAGAGATCATCTACTTCCAGTTGTACAAAAATAGAGCATCTTACCTCAAGATCAGAGACCACACCATTCCACACTTGGTGGAAATCTGAAACATCCCCTAAAATGTGAAAACAGTGGCATTAGCAGCAGAGGTTGGATAGATTTGGAACAATATGGCAGATTAAGCACTTCAAGCACAAAGTTTGTGTCTACGTAAGATCACCCTCCCTCCCAGTCGCCTCCTAGGTGTCTGTCGTAAAGGTCCTCTGAACGAGAACCTGTTTGAGTCCTCTGTTACCGTACCAGTGTCAACTCTAATCTACCTCTTCTAAATCTGTCCTTTGTATAGACAATTCCTCACGGAGGAGACCAGTTGGAGCCGTTCTAATGGGTTGGTTTACTAATCCTGATCGTAGCGTCCACTTCCAAGTCCTATCTCATATTACCTCACTATGCAGTTTACAGTGTACATATGATTCTGAATCATTACATAAGCTATTCCAGAGGGATCAGGCGCTGCCCCCAAAGGggattttaaaaatgcttttgtaTGCCTACAGTGTCAGATTCGTTAGTGTACCAAGCCGACAGCAGAGTTTCTACACatatatttaatctatttttatctAGTCAGATGAATAGAATTCTCAGAATACAAttctaatacaatatatatgcctTCTTTAGTAAAACTACCAATACATGGAATAATTTGATTGTTTATTATTGACCAGTTTAATAATACACAGGGTGTTGAAGTTGTGAATTTCACCATTCAGCAGTTGAATTGTTCTATACAATAGAGTTCATTTACTAATATTGTATTTAGGTGCACTGAACCATTTTAATCAGACACTTTAATGGTCTAACTTACATTAGACAGATAAGTTAACTGTTGATTGATGGTTGTTGTTTAGTACATATATGCACAATAATGCAGTGTTTGTAAGTGAACCATAATGACTCTATCTGCAGTATCTGTGCATTAACACTGGCCAGATTTTTGGCAAACCAAATTTCAAAGCTGGTCAAAAGGTTTAGTTGGCCAGGTCTGATCATTTCATATCATTTGGTCCATGGAAATATCATAACTGGCCAATCAGATTGTTATACGTGTTTTATTTCTTAGCATGTTAGTGGGTGCAAGATGCTTCTGTGTAAAAGAAGGATGCTACCACATTCACCTATGAGGAAATTTCTAAGATGCTTTTTAAAGAGTAACTAAATCCTAATGCTGTGTATCTCAATTTAGTGAAATAATGGCTGATACTTTAAATATAACGTCTACCTGAAATTGGCAGTTGTAAAACTGGGACCTGGTTGTTGCTACAGCAACATCTGTGACCATGGTAGCAGTCCACCATTTGTTTCCACAGGTACAAATATTGCTCTGAAGTTCCACATACTCACAACTTGTCTGCTAAACGGCAGCAACAGCCAGGTCTGAGTCTTCCAGCAGCCAATTTTAAGTATCAGGAGTTAGGCTagctacacactacagtgttttcagctaaaTATCGGGACAGTCACAGGATAAATGACcatttggcccaatatcacattagtgtgtacgctgcaacaatGAACAATTTTCGTTCCAAAGCGCattgtattgtttaatttgatttttggaCTAAATgccgttcaacaatggaacaatgtcgctccagttctgcagtgtgtagacactcaggaccggcagtgtacatagatctctatggagtgtgcaaagtcacaatcatttcagcagatggttatgacagatgacgaGCACGgatttgaaggtaaatcgtgtaaaacatgtatagtggttacacatgaatcggcatgctgatcgggactctcTTTACAAATTAtaattggtaaaatcgttatggATACCGCATCAGAAGAAATTTTTGtatggtgtgtacccagccttagtacaCTGTTGTGGTACCCGGCATAAGGATTTTAATTCGGTaatagcattttaaaaaaatatatatattttttgtttttgagtGGAGTTACCCTTTAATCGCCACTAGCCTTATAATTATGAAAAATCAAACATTCTTTTTTTCGATGGATCAATCTATAGTTTATCTGTGAAATTTTCGTAGTGTGCTTTTTGAGACTAGTTCCTGAACACTAGCCTTGTGTCCTGATGATTCCTTTAGTACTTGCTTTCTGCACACTGCATTTTGTTGTGGTTTTACTATGCTGCCCACATGCTCCGTGTACTGCATTAAGGTTACTCATCTATGTGTTGCAGCTCTTCCCTTGTGCATACTATAATACATGTAAGTTAAACACTCAGGTGACACGGTCAGTATGTTTAAACCAGTCCTGTGTGAACAATGCCATAGTGGAGCTTTACatacaattgttttttgtttgttttgtttttatgttcttgtATTTCTCATTAATGATTTTTGAATGATCACCTTATCACTTGTGGCTTAGAGGGATACAGCTCTGTGGGGCATATGCCCTGCCACAGGAGAATAGACACTAAAAGGGCCTCATTAATAGTTGGACATGcgattattatatacacattgcCGTACTGCTCATGCTTACCAAAATGCGTCTGTATCCAGATTTGAGTGTTCCAATTCTTACTGAGTAAGGGGCAAGTCTAAGATGATGCAGAGTCATTAGTTAAGTACTGTAAGGCTGTGTACATGTAAGTGTAGCACACCCCTTCAATATGCAGCCTAATGAGACTTGGACACATGCTCAGATAAGTTTCTTAGCAGGTGTCTTTTTTCAGGTATTAGaagcctggtgtaaagatacgtGATGATTGTGACACCAGCACACTATCTATGCgcatgtgattggctgtttgcgtatTGACCGCTCCAGATGCTAGTACTTCATTAGCATTGCGGCTATCTTATATCAAGTTGCAGTCATAGGGAGAGATTCAACTCTGCGCGAGGTGTCTCCGTGATgtctatttcattacattttatgggGTGCTTTATTACCATAACTATAGTAAAAAGTAAAGCGGATTTTTGCTTGCGCTTCTTTGGGGCTCAAGCAGAAATCAGCGTTACTTCTGTCAGAAAATATCAGGGTGAGGTGTCTCCTTTCCGTACAGCTGGACTAGAACTGTCCATGCACATTTTGTATTTCTGCAGCACCTACATTCATTAATGGTCTAGAGAAAATAACTCAAGCAGTTAAACATACATTTCTAGTGTTCTTACCAGCCCAAGATTGCCACTTCATTCACAAATAATCCATGGCAGAACATCAGAGACATACCGTACTTCctcatgtataaggcgctcccatgtataagacgcaccttaattttggccccgaaatttgtaaaaaatatatattacggtagctgtcaaaaaggacAGGGAGAGTGTACTGGCTGGCTGCTTTGATCACAATTGGAGCAGCCGGTTCATCACACTCTCCCTGCAGGTTCAAACCTCCCACCACCCCCTGCCGCTGtacctctgtccctctcctcctggatccccccgctGCCGCTGTatttctgcccccctcctcctggatgcgtacataccgctgcccccctcctcctggatccccgttGCCACtgtaagacgcacccaggttttcgaccccaaaattttggggaaaaagtatGTCttgtacatggggaaatatggtagtTAACAGCAGATTGATATTAAACCATGAAAATTACACAATTGTCATTGACAATTCTGGCTGTAAACTTGTGATCTATGCATGCATATTTTACTACCGTTTGGATAAACAAATCTAAATCATGCACCAGAATCCCCATATGTTATTATTAGATCAGTCTACATCAGTTGACCCTCCAACCTTCAAAGACAGCACAGAGCATCCCAGGTGACCTCTGCACAGCACCAGGTGGAGGTCAGGCGACGCATAAGTCAGCTGCCCCCATTCTGTTTATATAAGAGCAAGAATGGGAGCAGCCGTCTGGGGCTTACTGACTCAAGGGTAGACATGTGGAGATCTCATGTGGATCTTTATTGTCTatgctggtttaaaaaaaaaaatcaaagacatTTTAAGTGGAACTAAcctcaaaaaaaattaaagctcTTATTTTAAACCCTATTTATGAGCAGTTATGGCTGTTCTCTCTAAGTGGATGGTGCTATATAACCAATAATAGAGAAAATTGGTTAGAAATGGAAATTCTTTGCTCTAATTGTATTTCTTGTAAAAGTGTAATAGAGCTCCAGAAGTTTAAAAAAACGACCGAGTAGAAATGCTTGATGCAGCAAAGGGTCGAGATTGTTGGCTAGATTGTCATTTAAATATGGCAGCAGTCAGTAAGCaacttctgatttatttttttaatataagggACTTTGGTcagaaagggcctgattcatgttcagacataagTTCATATGTTtaacgtatcttgtgtgaaatagctctgggcatgctcagaatcTAACCTTACACTGATGCACACAATTGCGTgtaattcatgtccgaacgcaaatgagACTCATGACTTGAGAAGCAGAGTGGGAAAGGGGAGGGGTGGAAtaacgtagacaatgtacagtaagggcgttctgaCACCGATGTGGCCAATTTAAGTTCGCTTGGTTTCAGCATTATTTGCACTAGCTGCAGGTCatgtgtaagtgccaactgatagtgatgactgacatggcatagttcattgttatttaaaaactacacgtatgcgtgTTACTAGCTAGCACAAAATGTGTATACAAGAGACtaaaaacatattgtatgtacagtacccaTTGAAAGCATGATTTTTTATCTAATGTAAAAGAATaacttttttaaatacattttttattaatgaatatactgTAGCGTtgttgatttttatattttaaaaactttttttttatgcagtctgttttgtctgtctacgtacggcaagtactgtttaggcagagcgtacttacacccagattgaaATGGAAACGTATTTTGAGATCCTtgtggatttgaatacggtcagaactacGCTTAAgttccatgttttgtttttttcaaaacgcAACTTGCGtgcggacttgaatcaggccctgtgtgtgcaCCGATCCACTcgcttaaataattttttttagactggcTGTACTGAAGCATGTTTAACAGGCTTTAAGAATGCATGTTCAATGCTTAAAATGAATCACTGTGTATAAAGTgttaatatattaatgtacaaCTGTGTGTAGCATACATATTACTCTGTGCTATGCACATTTAAGCACAGGAACATTTTCAAATTAGTGTCCCTTTAACTGTTACTCTGCCATGTAAGACGCATAATTCATCTCCTTTAttatatatcaaaatatttgatgtttagttccactttaaaaatgtgaaaacaaatattttttatttttttttaaagtaatttttattagggttttttcaaaacaaaacaatgagtttgaaacataccaaaagaatgtataaacatactgcATACATATGAAATTCAATAACGTTTACACAGAATAGTAAGAAAGACTTAGATTAGTTATCTAAAATCCGGTATGTTGTACAtgggaaaacaaatattttatagccTTGTCTGTTAAAAAGTATTTGCTCGGTATACTAATATTCAGGGTAACTAGACAACTCAGATTTAGAGTAAATTAGTGGAGCCATGTTAATTAAATATGGCAGAATCTTGAAAAAGtccatttatattgtttttcccttttaaaatgcTGATAATGttaataaagtaaaacattttttgttataaTAAGCGAAGGAATACCTCGCCTGTATCTCAAAAAATAAAATGGCGTATAAAATGAAAACACAGGTACTCTTGGCAAAATCCACAAATTTCAGAAAACATTCAGCTGTAAAGTGGTTATCATGCACAGGTGAATTACACAAGTTTAATTTTCCTATTACTTACCCTACATATTCTCCCACAGGAAATTCCTGGGCCACCAAACGTAAAATACATGTTGACTTATGTAGAAGTCCTCCTACCTTCAAACAACGTggaatgttttacattttacttgCTGTGCAGCCAATTGTGAGCGTTTTTATTCTCATTATAATGTATATTCTGTAAATGGTACAAGCTGCAATGTCCTTCAATAcaattactgacaggaagtctggtgtGTGAAGGAGAAATCTAATCTTTACTTCTGTCTCCTGAAACGCATACATACCAGTGTATTTGAAGCTCATTTATATAAGACAGCTTGTATTTAAATTTGCTATTGGTGGCTCTTGAGAATAGAATTAAAatttcaaatgtaaactattgcTTCTGTTGCCAACCATTCCAAGCCCTGAAAGACTGTATATTGTAGTAGggtttttctgtatatgtaaaaaCCTGTTCCTCACATTGTTATAGCCTTTTGTCTGATATTACTAATTCTGATACGTTCGTCAAACCTTTATTTGTGACTGTTAGTACATATTTAATATGAAGCAACTTGCACCTTCTTCTTTAGTTGTTTTAGGCCCCTGTCAAATAGGTGTGAAGAACTGCAGATATTTAGCGATTTAAATGTAAGTGACAAAGTTTTTGTCGCTTCCGAAATTAAGCTGACAAGAATGCATGATTCTGCAATAGTCCAAAAAGTGTGCTGGAACATGTTCCTGATATTTGGTGTTCTGTCAGTCTGATTCCAGCAACTTACATTTTAGTGGCCACTGGTTGAAAGGAGTGATATTAAAAAGGACCGATCATCTGCATCCAGTGTAAATGGGCATTTTATAGACTGAACCAATAGTCATGCTAATGCTGCCAAGTCATTGACTTAATATGTAATTATTGACTACAGCAATAGACTGACTTTTACTTTTAACTGCAAAATAGCTGTCTACATGTTCTCttgatgaacattttttttttttctttttaagctgGGTACTGAGATCTGGAAGAGAAGTAATTCCTAATAGAATGTATTGCTTATCTGGCAGTCAGGTACCCCAAAACCAGATAATGGGATCTTGACCCACAGACTCCATACCTGTTACAAAGCAACTATTTAAAATGCACCTGCCAGGTACAAATAACTAGGGGGAAATTGTGTCCATGAAGAGTTTTGCCTGGGTGCAGGATTCCTGAAACCAATTACAACACTGACACACTGATTGTTTGATATCcatgaggtctgagttatttatTTGTCATTGGTTTTTAGTGAATTGAGAGGCTGTGTTCCCATGCATATTAGGTCAGCCCAGAAAATGGCTACTTATGTTACAGGTCCACCTTTAAGGTCAACCATAACTGTTTATTTACATTAGCTTCTTTTTCTCTAACAGTGTTAGGACTTTTATGATTCAGCCTCACAAAGTATGAGTTATCAGTACATTACTGGCTGGAGATGTCAAAAGTGGGCAGGAGTATGCATAGTGTATACATATTGGACAGCAATCCCCTGGTGTGAGACCCTCCTCCCTGAGACTACTGGAGTCTTATTATTTTTAGTGGGGTCAGGTTTGTATCTCCTACCCATATTAAGAGGCCCTATCATGCATTGTTTATAGAGTGTTATCAAATAATTAaaccactttattttattttaaatacaagatGCTCTCTTCTGGCAGGTTTCCATCCATTTCACAGGAGTCATACCATAACATGTAGAGTGAGCTGGCCCAAGAGTGACCATAGTGCAGAAAGGGAGTCAGACTTTCTCTATAGTGCACAGCGGTCCTGCTATGAGCCTGAGAGACAGCATAATGCACTGAATACAATTTTATCTCACAGGTGAATAGTGTTACTGGAATATCTCGTTTTCTTGCTAATTCCATAATGCATAAAACATTGTTTAATAAAGCTATAAAATAGGTTCTGGTGATAGTAATAGTCcacaattgtaattttttttttaatagacttATGGGGTCTATCTTCAATATTTGGTTAGATATTTTTGAGGCTGTAGTGTCATCTGACATATATAAAGAAGGAGCAAAGTACTTGTTGGATACATCCCGCTAAAGAATGTATTTTACCAAAGATTTAAGATAGgttctatttagaaaaaaaatgtgtatgggcagcttacatttttattttcttgataGTTTAATACACTCCATAATGGAGTGTATCTTACTCTACTGGTTTCTGAAGTCTCCTCTTTGGGTGTATTGCATGCcttccccccgccccccccccccccgccccccctccccaatccccaatccctttttttttttttttttttaattgaagccAGAGATGTGTGACCTCAGGCTTCCCCCCACAGTAAGACTTGGGTGGGCCTGAATTTTCAGGGGTTAGCCAAAGACTTTCCCGGGGACTGGAATATTCAGCCTTGCTGTAATGAGGGGCCTCTAACAACATGGGGACGATGGTGGCCCACATGGGTCCTAACTTCCTTCCGCTCCTAGAAACTTATAAAAAGTGCCATAAAAGACCCTAGCCTTTCGGACAGAAATTTAAAAATTGTCCTTGAAACTAGCCAAATGACATGAGCAAAGGACAAGTGGTGCtgcttaaaataaagaaaaaaaatgcttcaATGCAATGTGCCTTACTCAGTGCAAAAGTTGGCTCAATCCCACTGCATTTTCAGGCAGCCCTGATCCAGGCGCACATACCACCGCAGGCTTAAAGCAGCCAGCCTTTTGGCAGACGATGAGGTAACATTCCGTCAcctttaagccccactgcataTATGGGCATCTACCCCTGATCTTAGCCAAAAAGATGAGAAGCGATTGAACTGCCTGATAGCAATGGATTTGTAACCAGCATTCTGCAAAAATCTGCAATTTGGTTGTTTATTTCTTAAAACATTTGACTGTTTAATCCTACACTAAGCAGCTGTGGATGGCACAAATGTAAATGTGGAGTTTGGGACATCACTTATCCCTgttttatctcccccccccccccccctgcttagGTCAGGGTTTCTTAATCCTATCATGTTCCACTAAAAAGCTCATGATTTGAAGATGCACTTAAACTGTGTCTGTTTCATACATACAGTGGAGGCATTTTGTGGGCAAAGAGACCATTCATGCAAGTGCAACTtttcaattcactagaaaccattAACATCAGCAAGGCACAAAGCCTCCATTTGTTCCCACAGaaggaaatcctcaaaacatgattg
The nucleotide sequence above comes from Mixophyes fleayi isolate aMixFle1 chromosome 6, aMixFle1.hap1, whole genome shotgun sequence. Encoded proteins:
- the PLAGL2 gene encoding zinc finger protein PLAGL2 isoform X2, with protein sequence MATHSMQKSHQCSHCGKMFHRKDHLKNHLQTHNPNRVALQCPECSKNYSTKYGHRRHLALHAIARGDLSCTICLQVFRDRQSVLEHLKSHNHRPSVGNREKKYPCEHCDRCFYTRKDVRRHLVVHTGRKDFQCHCCAQMFGRKDHLTRHIKKSHCEEGPRIKMEPPDELSHMSCRSAVVKEEFGSIMCMQPRDMIPGGMYTNPFQPMPNPGIAHSLVPSSLSLGFNYPTESTPSFSTDQSNRFQYTSTSYLPKSEMDPFMSDGSGGLCLSSSELSSYTPQATFDETFLSTLCDPLSSGVDFSHFLSFLPVNLPPCNIPVSAPEMTMGENQQFLSSLSHMQTPTSSIVGDLPHFTSDINSTTLPQFHQAFK